In Pseudomonas nunensis, a single window of DNA contains:
- a CDS encoding tetratricopeptide repeat protein, with product MKLFTLKISMLLMALLSFGAGAAELVFPHATICEPYSKAPGSCSVALNSDGFILDAGSGKRLLDAPEDAGSILTNALYRSGSQYILDSENYSSAKSRRWVVFSYDGKEIVLKHVYIFSLAISMQVGPYWHGYDCRPVNAKLVRAGGLLESSLETLCKDVEANVVTIADHAPAPSVAGSLAVSVPVYSDGQRNGAATYLFEGTDEPEFLKMACDAGCALPLKETASLSTGEAVQPSANANPPTVIKQQQASLLGDASRQNVSVLSGATGADFRRLQITPEHGTGDDILLDTSNALPLIKSQYSSAMSDVFGVNIISNPAGVLKIIDIQGDSVSVKQSSAEAGSALVLVSSEEDNAVYNFNLVFRYNKNSRQFELKNVLQVTNNEACDHSIVGVREMPLGVIGEKSLASFDGRRAFEQLSDLHPKSADYKKLMMTDVAEKLDKALALHRKGQTEAVRELMGSFLMYNNAGQCDPEGYIASKYDFPQLPGWSNDLGFLLGETGYYQESVELLNAVIARNPGRTVAYLNLADSYWGLKDKVRAAQAYKQYASLMTDADKALKIPARVAERSNETVE from the coding sequence GTGAAGCTGTTTACCTTGAAGATTTCAATGCTCCTGATGGCGCTATTGAGCTTTGGCGCGGGTGCCGCTGAGTTGGTTTTCCCCCACGCCACGATCTGTGAGCCTTATAGCAAGGCGCCCGGTAGTTGTTCGGTTGCCTTGAATTCAGACGGCTTTATTTTAGATGCCGGCTCAGGAAAGCGACTGCTCGACGCCCCGGAAGACGCGGGCTCGATATTAACAAACGCGCTGTATCGATCCGGCAGCCAATACATCCTGGACAGTGAAAATTACTCTTCCGCCAAGTCGCGCCGTTGGGTGGTCTTCAGTTATGACGGTAAAGAGATCGTCCTGAAGCATGTCTACATTTTTTCATTAGCGATCTCCATGCAGGTTGGCCCCTACTGGCATGGCTATGACTGCCGTCCGGTCAATGCGAAGTTGGTCCGTGCGGGGGGACTGTTGGAGTCGTCCCTGGAGACGCTCTGCAAGGATGTCGAAGCCAACGTGGTAACGATTGCGGATCATGCCCCCGCACCTTCGGTCGCGGGTTCGTTGGCGGTCAGTGTGCCGGTGTACAGCGACGGGCAACGCAATGGCGCGGCAACTTACCTGTTTGAAGGGACGGATGAGCCTGAGTTTTTGAAGATGGCGTGTGACGCCGGCTGCGCGCTTCCCTTGAAAGAAACGGCTTCGCTGAGTACGGGGGAGGCAGTGCAACCGAGTGCCAACGCTAACCCGCCAACGGTGATCAAACAGCAGCAGGCCAGCTTATTGGGCGATGCATCCCGTCAAAACGTGTCTGTACTGTCCGGCGCCACCGGGGCAGACTTCCGCCGTCTGCAGATCACACCCGAACACGGCACTGGCGACGACATCCTGCTGGATACCTCCAATGCTTTGCCATTGATCAAGAGCCAATACTCGTCGGCCATGAGCGATGTCTTCGGCGTCAACATAATCAGCAACCCGGCAGGCGTGCTTAAGATCATCGATATACAAGGTGACTCCGTATCGGTCAAACAGTCTTCTGCCGAAGCCGGGAGCGCCCTTGTACTGGTCAGCAGCGAAGAAGATAACGCCGTTTATAACTTCAACCTGGTGTTTCGCTACAACAAAAACTCCAGGCAATTTGAGCTGAAAAACGTGTTGCAGGTAACGAACAATGAGGCCTGCGATCACTCGATTGTCGGTGTTCGAGAAATGCCTCTGGGCGTGATCGGCGAAAAGTCATTGGCGTCTTTCGATGGGCGCAGGGCGTTTGAGCAGCTGTCTGACTTGCACCCTAAGTCTGCCGACTACAAGAAATTGATGATGACTGACGTCGCGGAAAAGCTCGACAAGGCGTTGGCGCTGCATCGAAAAGGGCAGACCGAGGCGGTCCGGGAGTTGATGGGAAGCTTCCTGATGTACAACAACGCAGGCCAATGCGACCCAGAAGGCTACATCGCTTCAAAGTATGACTTCCCTCAGTTGCCCGGTTGGTCTAACGACTTGGGGTTTCTATTGGGTGAAACCGGTTATTACCAAGAATCCGTCGAGTTGTTGAACGCCGTGATTGCCCGAAATCCCGGCCGGACCGTGGCCTATCTAAACCTCGCGGACAGTTACTGGGGACTGAAAGATAAAGTGCGGGCTGCACAGGCTTACAAGCAGTACGCCTCGTTGATGACTGACGCGGATAAGGCGTTGAAGATTCCCGCGCGAGTGGCAGAGCGCAGCAATGAGACGGTGGAGTGA